The following proteins are co-located in the Ancylothrix sp. D3o genome:
- a CDS encoding NAD(P)H-quinone oxidoreductase subunit 4 has protein sequence MESITFPWLTAIILLPLVAAFAIPALPDKEGKTVRWFALGAGIADLALSIYAFWNHYDTTNPGFQLAETYSWVPQLGLNWSVAVDGLSMPLIVLTGLVTTLAIYAGWKVKHKPKLFYFLMLAMYSAQIGVFVAKDLLLFFLIWELELVPVYLLISIWGGAKRRYAATKFILYTALGSIFILVAGLAMAFYGNSITFDMAEIAQKQFPIAFELLAYAGLLIAFGVKLPIFPLHTWLPDAHGEASAPVSMILAGVLLKMGGYALIRLNVQMLPEAHLHFAPVLVVLGVVNIVYGALTAFGQTNLKRRLACSSISHMGFVLIGIGCFNELGLNGAVLQMVSHGLIAAALFYLSGVTYERTHTLAMDQMGGLAKVMPKTFALFTVGSMASLALPGMSGFVGEITVFLGLANSDLYSTPFKTVTIFLAAVGLILTPVYLLSMLRQVFYGTQNKELAEISMFADASSLKLADAKSLMFADAKPREIFITACLLLPIIGIGLYPKLATQTYDATTVAVAAEVRNVFPQFAQQHETLFSGLTAPQLPKAESQSVLGVVTVAK, from the coding sequence ATGGAATCAATAACATTTCCCTGGTTAACCGCTATTATTCTCCTTCCCTTAGTTGCTGCCTTTGCTATCCCCGCCTTGCCAGATAAAGAAGGCAAAACCGTTCGCTGGTTTGCCCTGGGTGCCGGTATAGCAGACCTCGCCCTCAGCATTTATGCCTTTTGGAACCACTACGACACAACAAACCCAGGCTTTCAACTCGCAGAAACCTATAGCTGGGTGCCCCAACTAGGCTTAAACTGGTCGGTGGCTGTTGATGGCCTTTCCATGCCCTTGATCGTCCTCACCGGCCTCGTCACTACCCTCGCCATTTATGCCGGTTGGAAAGTCAAACACAAACCCAAACTCTTTTACTTTTTAATGCTGGCAATGTATAGCGCCCAAATAGGAGTATTTGTAGCAAAAGACTTGCTGTTATTCTTCCTTATTTGGGAACTGGAACTTGTGCCGGTGTACCTGTTGATTTCCATTTGGGGAGGCGCAAAACGCCGCTACGCCGCTACGAAATTTATCCTCTACACAGCATTGGGTTCGATCTTTATTTTGGTGGCCGGTTTAGCAATGGCCTTTTATGGCAACAGCATCACCTTCGACATGGCAGAAATTGCTCAAAAACAATTCCCTATCGCTTTTGAACTTCTCGCCTATGCCGGTTTGTTGATCGCCTTTGGTGTCAAACTTCCCATCTTCCCTCTGCATACCTGGCTACCAGATGCACATGGTGAAGCCTCCGCGCCGGTTTCGATGATTTTGGCCGGTGTTTTGCTGAAAATGGGTGGTTATGCGCTGATCCGCCTGAACGTTCAAATGCTACCGGAAGCACATTTACACTTTGCGCCGGTGTTGGTAGTTCTCGGTGTGGTAAATATCGTGTACGGTGCCTTAACTGCCTTTGGTCAAACTAACCTGAAACGCCGGCTTGCTTGTTCTTCTATTTCCCACATGGGTTTTGTCTTAATTGGCATTGGCTGCTTTAACGAACTCGGCCTCAACGGTGCCGTTTTGCAAATGGTTTCTCACGGTTTAATCGCCGCCGCTTTATTCTACCTGTCTGGTGTCACCTACGAACGTACTCACACTCTGGCAATGGATCAGATGGGTGGTTTAGCTAAAGTAATGCCTAAAACCTTTGCCTTGTTTACGGTTGGTTCAATGGCTTCGCTGGCTTTACCTGGTATGAGTGGTTTTGTGGGTGAGATTACTGTGTTTTTGGGATTAGCAAATAGTGACCTCTACAGCACTCCTTTTAAAACCGTTACTATCTTTCTCGCAGCGGTTGGTTTAATTCTGACTCCGGTTTATTTATTGTCGATGTTGCGTCAAGTGTTTTACGGAACGCAAAATAAAGAACTCGCTGAGATTTCAATGTTTGCTGACGCGAGTTCCTTAAAGTTGGCTGATGCAAAATCTTTAATGTTTGCTGACGCAAAACCTCGCGAAATTTTTATTACGGCTTGTTTGCTTTTGCCGATTATTGGGATTGGTTTATATCCAAAATTAGCGACGCAAACCTATGATGCAACAACGGTGGCGGTTGCTGCTGAAGTGCGTAATGTTTTCCCCCAATTTGCTCAACAACATGAAACTCTTTTCTCTGGTTTGACTGCGCCGCAGTTACCTAAAGCGGAGTCTCAAAGTGTTTTGGGAGTAGTAACAGTGGCTAAATAA
- the thrB gene encoding homoserine kinase, which translates to MSSISAATVTVPATTANLGPGFDCIGAALSIYNEFKFTRVDANKTAENQPILQIYVKGLEADRVSTDSTNLVYQAFLKFYHHIQQTPPSLSIEINLGVPLARGLGSSATAIVAGLVGANALAGAPLTQTQIMQLAISMEGHPDNVVPALLGGCRLAACDTSNPQNWQICEISWHSDIVPVVAIPNFELSTSEARRVLPTEYSRADSIFNISHLGLLIRALETGTPDWLRVALQDKIHQPYRQALIPGYETVSRAAVEAGAYGMTISGAGPTLLALSPHTQANAVKQAMTEAWKQCDITPDVHILQLDGAGATLSA; encoded by the coding sequence ATGTCTTCTATTTCTGCTGCAACTGTCACCGTCCCCGCCACCACCGCCAACTTAGGGCCAGGTTTTGACTGCATAGGTGCAGCCTTATCCATATATAACGAGTTTAAATTTACCCGCGTTGATGCCAACAAAACCGCAGAAAATCAACCCATTCTACAAATATATGTCAAAGGATTAGAAGCAGATCGCGTTAGTACGGACTCCACAAATCTTGTTTACCAAGCCTTTCTTAAGTTTTATCACCATATCCAACAAACCCCTCCCTCGCTTTCAATTGAAATTAACCTCGGCGTCCCCCTAGCGCGTGGTTTAGGTAGTTCCGCTACTGCTATTGTCGCTGGTTTGGTTGGGGCAAATGCTTTAGCCGGCGCCCCCCTGACTCAAACTCAAATTATGCAATTAGCAATTTCAATGGAAGGGCACCCCGATAACGTCGTACCGGCCCTTTTAGGTGGCTGCCGGTTGGCTGCTTGCGACACCTCCAACCCCCAAAACTGGCAAATTTGCGAAATTTCCTGGCATTCTGATATTGTGCCGGTTGTCGCTATCCCTAATTTTGAACTCTCCACCTCAGAAGCGCGCCGCGTTTTACCCACCGAATATAGCCGCGCCGACTCTATATTTAATATCTCTCATTTAGGCTTATTAATTCGCGCCCTCGAAACCGGCACCCCTGACTGGTTGCGCGTCGCTTTACAAGATAAAATTCATCAACCCTACCGCCAAGCCTTAATTCCTGGTTACGAAACCGTCAGTCGCGCCGCAGTCGAGGCCGGTGCCTACGGTATGACAATTAGTGGCGCCGGCCCAACTCTTCTAGCATTATCTCCCCACACCCAAGCAAACGCCGTCAAACAAGCCATGACAGAAGCTTGGAAACAATGCGACATTACACCAGATGTCCACATCCTACAACTTGATGGGGCCGGTGCCACTCTCTCAGCTTAA
- a CDS encoding DUF4058 family protein, giving the protein MPSPFPGMNPYLENPQKWPAVHNRLMIAIADALMPHLRPKYSVDIETRVYEIGPDKDLLVAIPDVTVTRTPAPSPKNTGNVAIAAPPVKSVKVNVPVPEEMKEAYLEIREIASGKVITVIELLSPTNKRPGIGREKYENKRQRILGTLTHLVEIDLLRDGEPMPVLDNPEETSHYRILICRGNHRPTADLLLFNLQNPIPQFALPLQKGDTEPIVDLQTLLNQIYERAGYDYTIDYKNEPVPALSETETQWKNNYLTEQGILS; this is encoded by the coding sequence ATGCCTTCGCCCTTCCCCGGAATGAACCCCTATTTAGAAAATCCTCAAAAATGGCCTGCTGTCCATAACCGTTTGATGATTGCCATTGCTGATGCTTTAATGCCGCATTTACGCCCTAAGTATAGCGTGGATATTGAAACGCGAGTTTATGAAATTGGGCCCGACAAAGACCTTTTAGTGGCTATACCTGATGTCACAGTAACACGCACACCGGCCCCAAGTCCGAAAAACACCGGCAATGTGGCTATTGCGGCACCCCCCGTCAAATCTGTTAAAGTTAATGTGCCGGTGCCAGAAGAAATGAAAGAAGCTTATTTAGAAATCCGCGAAATTGCTTCTGGCAAAGTAATTACCGTTATTGAACTACTTTCCCCCACCAATAAACGCCCCGGTATTGGTCGAGAAAAATACGAAAATAAACGCCAAAGAATTTTAGGAACTCTCACTCATCTCGTAGAAATTGATTTGCTGCGTGACGGCGAACCTATGCCTGTTTTAGACAACCCCGAAGAAACCTCCCATTATCGCATTTTAATCTGTCGAGGAAATCACCGGCCTACAGCAGATTTACTACTATTTAATCTCCAAAATCCTATTCCCCAATTTGCCCTCCCGCTGCAAAAAGGCGACACAGAACCCATCGTAGATTTACAAACATTATTAAATCAAATTTATGAGCGCGCCGGCTACGATTATACTATCGATTATAAAAACGAGCCGGTGCCGGCACTTTCCGAAACAGAAACGCAATGGAAAAATAATTATCTCACCGAACAAGGCATTTTAAGCTAA
- the thrS gene encoding threonine--tRNA ligase → MVQQPMPSSSVSEQPQKIHLPRTGESEQLHKIRHTASHIMAMAVQKLFPKAQVTIGPAIDNGFYYDFDSPEPFSEKDLKAIKKEMIKIINRKLPVIREEVSREEAEERIKKINETYKLEILADIKQEPITLYHLGEEWWDLCAGPHVENTGEINAKAIEIESVAGAYWRGDSNKQQLQRIYGTAWENPEQLEEYKRRKEEALKRDHRKLGKELGLFIFSDLVGPGLPLWTPKGTLLRSILEDFLKQEQLKRGYLPVVTPHIARVDLFKTSGHWQKYKEDMFPMMAEDEEAKNIEQGFVLKPMNCPFHIQIYKSELRSYRELPMRLAEFGTVYRYEQSGELGGLTRVRGFTVDDSHLFVTPDQLDDEFLKVVDLILSVFGSLQLKNFKARLSFRDPNSDKYIGSDEYWNQAENAIRKAVETLGMNYFEGIGEAAFYGPKLDFIFQDALDREWQLGTVQVDYNLPERFELEYVAEDGIRKRPVMIHRAPFGSLERLIGILIEEYAGDFPLWLAPEQVRLLPVSDEFLPFAKTVASQMQLQGIRAVADSSNERLGKLIRNAEKEKIPVMAVVGAKEVESNSLNIRTRASGELGLLAVSEVMERVKNANTNYGNF, encoded by the coding sequence ATGGTTCAACAGCCAATGCCTAGCTCATCCGTCTCTGAACAACCGCAAAAAATCCACTTACCGCGCACCGGCGAGTCGGAACAACTCCACAAAATTCGTCACACCGCATCCCACATTATGGCGATGGCAGTGCAAAAGCTGTTTCCCAAGGCGCAAGTAACAATTGGCCCCGCGATAGATAACGGCTTTTATTACGATTTTGATAGTCCCGAACCTTTCAGCGAAAAGGATCTCAAAGCAATCAAAAAAGAGATGATTAAAATCATCAATCGTAAACTGCCGGTGATCCGTGAAGAAGTTTCCCGCGAAGAAGCAGAAGAACGGATAAAAAAAATCAATGAAACCTACAAACTGGAAATTCTGGCAGACATCAAACAAGAGCCAATTACCCTTTATCATTTAGGTGAGGAATGGTGGGATTTATGCGCCGGCCCTCACGTTGAAAACACCGGCGAAATTAACGCCAAAGCCATTGAAATTGAAAGTGTGGCCGGTGCTTATTGGCGCGGAGACTCCAACAAACAACAACTTCAGCGCATTTATGGTACCGCTTGGGAAAACCCCGAACAACTCGAAGAATACAAACGCCGCAAAGAAGAAGCACTCAAACGCGATCACCGCAAATTAGGCAAAGAATTAGGGCTATTTATTTTCTCAGATTTAGTTGGCCCTGGTTTGCCTTTGTGGACACCAAAAGGAACGCTTTTGCGCTCAATTTTAGAGGATTTTCTCAAACAAGAACAGCTAAAACGGGGATATTTGCCGGTTGTAACTCCCCACATTGCCAGAGTTGATTTATTCAAAACTTCTGGACACTGGCAAAAATACAAAGAAGATATGTTTCCGATGATGGCAGAAGATGAGGAAGCAAAAAACATTGAGCAAGGTTTTGTGCTTAAACCAATGAACTGCCCTTTCCATATCCAAATTTATAAAAGCGAGTTGCGTTCCTATCGGGAATTGCCGATGCGTCTTGCAGAATTTGGCACCGTTTACCGTTACGAACAATCAGGAGAATTGGGAGGTTTAACTCGTGTTCGTGGCTTTACGGTTGATGATTCTCACTTGTTTGTTACCCCAGATCAGCTTGATGATGAATTCCTCAAAGTTGTCGATTTAATTTTGTCTGTGTTTGGAAGTTTGCAACTGAAAAACTTTAAAGCAAGGCTGAGTTTCCGCGATCCTAATTCTGATAAATATATTGGTTCTGATGAATATTGGAATCAGGCAGAAAATGCAATTCGCAAAGCGGTAGAAACTTTGGGAATGAATTATTTTGAGGGCATTGGTGAAGCGGCTTTTTACGGGCCAAAACTTGATTTCATTTTCCAAGATGCCCTTGATCGGGAGTGGCAATTGGGAACCGTTCAGGTAGATTATAATTTGCCAGAACGCTTTGAGTTAGAATATGTTGCCGAGGATGGAATTCGCAAACGTCCTGTTATGATTCACCGTGCGCCTTTTGGTTCTTTGGAACGGTTAATCGGGATTTTAATTGAGGAGTATGCAGGGGATTTTCCGCTGTGGTTGGCGCCAGAACAGGTGCGTTTATTGCCGGTTTCTGATGAGTTTTTACCCTTTGCAAAGACTGTTGCTAGTCAAATGCAATTGCAGGGAATTCGTGCAGTAGCAGATAGCAGTAATGAACGTTTGGGTAAATTAATTCGGAATGCCGAAAAAGAGAAAATACCTGTGATGGCAGTTGTGGGTGCGAAAGAGGTTGAATCTAATTCTTTGAATATTCGTACTCGTGCTTCTGGGGAGTTGGGTTTGTTAGCGGTTTCTGAGGTTATGGAACGGGTGAAAAACGCTAATACCAATTACGGCAATTTTTAA
- a CDS encoding DUF2605 domain-containing protein: MLNPNLPEPDLLKTLLEPLLDDFVYWFDRSRVLLETEEIAFLGTEGQADLLGRVMQALSEVKTAKTLLKLTNNQVGVEMDVLMPWHKLLNECWQVSMRNRIDKSQKRE; this comes from the coding sequence ATGCTGAATCCGAATCTGCCTGAACCAGACTTGCTGAAAACCTTATTAGAACCGCTGTTAGACGATTTCGTTTACTGGTTTGATCGTTCGCGGGTGCTCCTAGAAACTGAGGAGATTGCCTTTTTAGGAACGGAGGGCCAAGCTGACCTACTGGGGCGGGTGATGCAGGCTCTGAGTGAAGTTAAAACGGCAAAAACACTTTTAAAGCTTACAAATAATCAAGTAGGGGTAGAAATGGATGTGTTGATGCCTTGGCATAAGCTACTCAATGAATGCTGGCAAGTCTCTATGCGAAATCGTATCGACAAGTCCCAGAAACGAGAATAA